The Apium graveolens cultivar Ventura chromosome 6, ASM990537v1, whole genome shotgun sequence genome contains a region encoding:
- the LOC141663603 gene encoding F-box/kelch-repeat protein At3g23880-like, whose amino-acid sequence MGQTLSILVNCGTDRAKPRNIPFLPNEIVAQILVFLPVKSLIQLTPICKSWYNLIKDPHFISAHLNHALYMANNNLNNLDDDGYLLAIPNKFKPFGNKYFCFVISPDIYNVLDNIELPICTRNMSVEIVNSCNGVLCLTECYPDAFGHVVYLWNISIKKFKTLENSEFSFIVFKRVTGFGYDYKTDDYKVVRILYFKEDVAPEVEVYSVKMGSWRMVGVSVDFIAHCSSAAVPFVNGALHWMAQPYRPGKLGKYMFPVNDFIVAFDIVDEVFGKMALPLNCSRLDACLMDLKGLLCLYEPVRSTTDDMFKGCYIWVMNEYGVAKSWSKLFTIDVLAPIRVRPLGLAKNEKLVFVQDEEKVVSLDVQSLQAHDLELDACVYAVDCSYMESLALLDQDI is encoded by the coding sequence ATGGGTCAAACCTTAAGCATTTTAGTGAATTGTGGGACTGATCGTGCTAAACCCAGAAACATACCTTTTCTCCCAAATGAGATTGTGGCCCAGATTTTAGTTTTCTTACCAGTCAAATCCCTGATTCAACTCACACCCATCTGCAAATCTTGGTATAATCTCATCAAAGACCCTCATTTTATTTCTGCACATCTTAATCATGCTTTATATATGGCCAACAACAATTTAAATAATCTTGATGATGATGGGTATTTGCTTGCTATCCCTAATAAATTTAAGCCTTTTGGTAACAAGTACTTTTGTTTTGTGatcagtcctgatatatataaTGTTCTTGATAATATAGAGTTGCCCATTTGTACTAGGAATATGAGTGTTGAGATTGTGAATTCTTGTAATGGAGTGCTTTGTTTGACGGAGTGTTATCCTGATGCTTTTGGGCATGTTGTTTATCTTTGGAATATTTCAATTAAGAAGTTTAAGACTTTAGAAAATTCCGAGTTTAGTTTTATTGTTTTTAAGCGTGTGACGGGGTTTGGGTATGATTATAAGACTGATGACTACAAGGTTGTTAGAATTCTTTACTTTAAAGAGGATGTTGCCCCGGAAGTTGAGGTTTATAGCGTAAAAATGGGATCTTGGAGAATGGTTGGGGTCAGTGTTGATTTTATTGCACATTGTAGTTCGGCTGCAGTGCCGTTTGTGAATGGAGCTCTTCACTGGATGGCTCAGCCTTATAGGCCTGGAAAGTTGGGGAAGTATATGTTTCCGGTGAATGACTTTATAGTGGCATTTGATATTGTCGATGAAGTATTTGGGAAGATGGCACTTCCTTTGAACTGTTCTAGATTAGATGCTTGCCTTATGGACTTGAAGGGATTGTTATGCTTATATGAGCCGGTTCGTTCCACCACGGATGACATGTTTAAAGGTTGTTATATATGGGTAATGAATGAATATGGTGTCGCTAAATCTTGGTCAAAGCTATTTACTATTGATGTTTTAGCACCTATTAGAGTCAGGCCCCTAGGACTTGCGAAGAATGAGAAGCTTGTGTTTGTACAGGATGAGGAAAAAGTGGTTTCACTTGATGTTCAGAGCCTACAAGCTCACGATCTGGAGCTTGATGCATGCGTGTATGCTGTGGATTGTTCCTACATGGAGAGTCTTGCTTTGCTTGACCAAGATATTTGA
- the LOC141666829 gene encoding solute carrier family 40 member 3, chloroplastic, with product MATLPCVSHTTTSYPIFLDVSRHFHSSSAIYSSRIRPRFSSSTRSSVHPSFSIPNRIDKFYLRCSITDTDVLNSVAIQEELHEELSTSNCSLPIIQLNTDVLEAESVNLLGQSTYVDTLLTKLPVLTEEEQNIIAATPAHPAGLYALYASCMVGCLVEQLWTFAGPAAIAMLHPSLLPVAVIGFFTKISIILGGPLLGKLMDHSPRVPTYNLLATVQTAAHLLSVGLIIHAHTVHSTLALSALLRPWFIVLVLASAVERLSGLAVGVAIERDWVVLLAGTNRPVALAQANAILSRIDLICEIAGAALFGVLLSKYEPVTCLKLAAGLMISSLPVVVCLTWLTNKLSSGVLDRAKLLETCCSSSSEDSLPDVKSLVEMSVEAIKQGWGEYMQQPVLPASLAYVLLCFNIVLAPGGLMTAFLTHRGLNPSIIGGFSGLSAFMGIAATFVSASMVKQLGLFKAGAVGLVLQASLLIMAVAVYWSGTLSQQTPLLFFLFLVVFSRLGRMSYDIVGAQILQTGVPASKANLIGTTEASVASLAESLMLGVAIVANDVSHFGSLAMLSVLSVVGATCLFCRWLAHPTDAQRSIFSLDPQFRLGHTVDFL from the exons ATGGCTACTCTGCCATGTGTTTCTCACACTACCACGTCGTACCCTATCTTTCTCGATGTATCTCGTCACTTTCATTCTTCTTCCGCTATTTATTCGTCTCGAATACGCCCTAGATTCTCTTCCTCTACACGTTCTTCTGTTCATCCCTCTTTTTCCATTCCTAATag GATAGATAAATTCTATTTGAGATGTTCGATAACAGATACTGACGTCTTGAATAGTGTTGCAATTCAAGAAGAACTTCATGAAGAACTTTCAACTTCAAATTGCTCACTCCCGATAATTCAGCTCAATACTGATGTGCTTGAGGCAGAATCAGTGAATTTACTTGGTCAAAGCACTTATGTTGACACTCTTTTGACAAAGTTGCCA GTTTTAACAGAGGAAGAGCAGAACATAATTGCTGCAACTCCTGCCCATCCAGCAGGGTTATATG cattataCGCTAGTTGCATGGTTGGGTGTTTGGTGGAACAGCTTTGGACATTTGCTGGGCCAGCTGCTATTGCGATGCTTCATCCAAGCCTTCTTCCAGTAGCAGTCATCGGTTTCTTCACAAAG ATATCAATAATTTTAGGAGGTCCTTTGCTTGGAAAACTTATGGATCATTCTCCCAGAGTGCCTACGTATAATTTGTTAGCTACTGTTCAG ACAGCTGCTCACTTGTTATCTGTTGGGTTGATTATACATGCTCACACTGTGCATTCTACACTTGCGTTATCTGCACTCCTCCGTCCTTGGTTTATTGTACTAGTGTTAGCCAGTGCTGTTGAGAGGTTATCGGGATTGGCTGTGGGAGTTGCAATAGAGCGTGATTGGGTTGTGCTG TTAGCAGGAACAAATCGGCCTGTTGCTCTTGCTCAAGCGAATGCCATACTCAGTCGAATTGATCTCATATGTGAG ATTGCTGGTGCCGCATTGTTTGGTGTACTTTTATCTAAGTATGAACCTGTTACCTGCTTGAAGCTTGCTGCTGGTTTAATGATATCTTCACTTCCAGTTGTG GTTTGTCTTACATGGTTGACAAATAAACTTTCTTCTGGTGTCCTCGATCGTGCAAAATTGCTAGAAACATGTTGCAGCAGTTCATCAGAAGACTCTCTGCCCGATGTGAAAAGCTTAG TCGAAATGAGTGTGGAAGCTATCAAACAAGGATGGGGTGAGTACATGCAACAGCCAGTACTTCCTGCAAGCCTAGCCTACGTGCTTCTCTGCTTCAACATTGTACTTGCTCCTGGTGGCTTGATGACTGCCTTTTTAACACATCGTG GTTTAAATCCATCAATAATTGGGGGGTTCAGCGGATTATCTGCTTTCATGGGAATTGCAGCAACATTTGTGTCTGCAAGCATGGTGAAACAACTGGGCCTATTTAAG GCTGGAGCAGTTGGACTAGTTTTACAGGCTTCACTTCTAATAATGGCTGTTGCTGTGTACTGGAGTGGCACTCTCTCTCAGCAGACGCCGCTcctcttctttctttttcttgTT GTATTTTCAAGGTTAGGACGTATGTCATATGATATTGTGGGAGCACAGATTCTTCAAACCGGGGTCCCAGCAAGCAAAGCAAATCTCATTGGTACAACAGAGGCATCTGTAGCAAGTTTAGCAGAGTCTCTAATGTTGGGAGTTGCAATAGTAGCAAATGATGTTTCACATTTTGGAAGTTTAGCCATGCTTTCTGTTTTATCAGTGGTCGGGGCGACATGTTTGTTCTGTCGGTGGTTAGCACATCCAACAGACGCCCAAAGAAGCATCTTTTCTTTAGACCCTCAATTCCGACTTGGGCACACAGTTGATTTCCTCTAG